In Pseudoduganella albidiflava, a single window of DNA contains:
- the nusG gene encoding transcription termination/antitermination protein NusG: MSDNVQDDATDVPVPGDAPAQDAAAPVSVPVSNKRWYVVHAYSGMEKSVQRALTERVERAGMQDQFGQILVPTEEVVEVKNGQKSVTERRFFPGYVLVEMEMTDETWHLVKNTAKVTGFIGGKSNKPTPIPAREIEKIMTQMQEGVEKPRPKVLYEVGEQVRIKDGPFTDFNGNVEEVNYEKSKVRVSVTIFGRATPVELEFGQVEKV, from the coding sequence ATGAGCGATAACGTGCAAGACGACGCAACCGACGTTCCTGTGCCAGGCGATGCGCCGGCGCAGGACGCGGCTGCTCCTGTCAGCGTACCGGTCAGCAACAAGCGCTGGTACGTGGTGCATGCTTATTCCGGCATGGAGAAAAGCGTGCAGCGTGCCCTGACCGAGCGTGTCGAACGCGCGGGCATGCAAGACCAGTTCGGCCAGATCCTGGTGCCGACTGAAGAAGTTGTCGAAGTAAAGAACGGTCAGAAATCCGTGACCGAACGCCGTTTCTTCCCGGGCTACGTGCTGGTGGAAATGGAAATGACGGACGAAACCTGGCACCTGGTGAAGAACACCGCCAAGGTTACCGGCTTCATCGGCGGCAAGTCGAACAAGCCGACGCCGATTCCGGCCCGCGAGATCGAAAAGATCATGACGCAGATGCAGGAAGGCGTCGAGAAGCCGCGGCCGAAAGTGCTGTACGAAGTGGGCGAGCAAGTCCGCATCAAGGATGGTCCGTTCACCGACTTCAACGGCAACGTCGAGGAAGTCAACTACGAGAAGTCCAAAGTGCGCGTCTCCGTCACCATCTTCGGTCGCGCTACCCCCGTCGAACTCGAATTCGGGCAGGTCGAGAAGGTCTGA
- the rplL gene encoding 50S ribosomal protein L7/L12, translated as MAISKDDILNAVSEMSVMDLNDLVKAFEEKFGVSAAAMAAPAAGGGAAAAAVEEQTEFNLVLTEVGANKVGVIKAVREITGLGLKEAKDVVDGAPKTVKEALSKADAEAGKKKLEDAGAKADLK; from the coding sequence ATGGCAATTAGCAAAGACGATATCCTGAACGCAGTGTCCGAAATGTCCGTGATGGACCTGAACGACCTGGTCAAGGCATTCGAAGAGAAGTTCGGCGTGTCGGCAGCTGCAATGGCAGCTCCGGCAGCTGGCGGCGGCGCTGCTGCTGCTGCTGTTGAAGAGCAGACCGAGTTCAACCTGGTGCTGACCGAAGTCGGCGCGAACAAAGTCGGCGTCATCAAGGCAGTTCGTGAAATCACCGGTCTGGGCCTGAAAGAAGCCAAGGACGTGGTTGACGGCGCACCGAAGACCGTGAAAGAAGCCCTGTCGAAAGCTGACGCAGAAGCCGGCAAGAAGAAGCTGGAAGATGCTGGCGCCAAGGCCGACCTGAAGTAA
- the rplA gene encoding 50S ribosomal protein L1 produces MAKLSKRAQAIKAKVDRTKVYPFDNAVSLIKELATAKFNESIDVSVQLGVDPKKSDQVVRGSVVLPAGTGKTVRVAVFASGDKAEAAKAAGADVVGMEDLAERVKAGDMPFDIVIASPDTMRIVGTLGQILGPRGLMPNPKVGTVTPDVATAVKNAKAGQVQYRTDKAGIIHATIGRKSFSDADLKTNLVALIEALNKAKPASSKGVYLRKVSLSSTMGAGVRVDHGTLAA; encoded by the coding sequence ATGGCAAAACTGTCCAAGCGCGCACAAGCCATCAAGGCTAAAGTTGACCGCACCAAAGTGTACCCGTTCGACAACGCCGTATCGCTGATCAAGGAACTGGCCACCGCCAAGTTCAATGAATCGATCGACGTGTCCGTCCAGCTGGGCGTGGATCCGAAGAAGTCGGACCAGGTCGTGCGCGGCTCCGTCGTGCTGCCAGCAGGCACCGGCAAGACCGTTCGCGTGGCCGTGTTCGCTTCCGGCGACAAGGCTGAAGCTGCCAAGGCAGCTGGCGCCGACGTGGTCGGCATGGAAGACCTGGCAGAACGCGTGAAGGCCGGCGACATGCCGTTCGACATCGTGATCGCTTCGCCGGACACCATGCGTATCGTCGGTACCCTGGGCCAGATCCTGGGCCCGCGCGGCCTGATGCCGAACCCGAAAGTCGGCACCGTGACGCCTGACGTCGCTACCGCCGTGAAAAACGCGAAAGCTGGTCAAGTGCAATACCGTACCGACAAGGCCGGTATCATCCACGCGACCATCGGCCGCAAGTCGTTCAGCGACGCCGATCTGAAGACCAACCTGGTCGCCCTGATCGAAGCCCTGAACAAGGCCAAGCCGGCCTCGTCGAAAGGCGTGTACCTGCGCAAGGTCTCGCTGTCGTCGACGATGGGCGCAGGCGTCCGTGTCGATCACGGCACGCTGGCTGCTTAA
- the tuf gene encoding elongation factor Tu: MAKGKFERTKPHVNVGTIGHVDHGKTTLTAAIATVLSKKFGGEAKAYDQIDAAPEEKARGITINTAHVEYETAARHYAHVDCPGHADYIKNMITGAAQMDGAILVCSAADGPMPQTREHILLARQVGVPYIIVFLNKCDLVDDAELLELVEMEVRELLSKYEFPGDDLPIIKGSARMALEGQPGEMGEECIIRLADALDTYIPTPERAVDGAFLMPVEDVFSISGRGTVVTGRVERGVIKVGEEIEIVGIIDTVKTTCTGVEMFRKLLDQGQAGDNVGLLLRGTKREDVQRGQVLAKPGSIKPHNHFTGEIYVLSKDEGGRHTPFFNNYRPQFYFRTTDVTGSIELPADKEMVMPGDNVSITVKLISPIAMEEGLRFAIREGGRTVGAGVVAKILG, encoded by the coding sequence ATGGCAAAAGGTAAGTTTGAGCGGACTAAACCGCACGTGAACGTTGGCACCATCGGTCACGTCGACCATGGCAAGACCACCCTGACCGCTGCAATCGCAACCGTGCTGTCGAAGAAGTTCGGCGGCGAAGCCAAAGCCTACGACCAGATCGACGCTGCTCCGGAAGAAAAAGCACGCGGCATCACGATCAACACCGCGCACGTCGAGTACGAAACCGCTGCCCGTCACTACGCGCACGTTGACTGCCCAGGCCACGCCGACTACATCAAGAACATGATCACCGGCGCAGCCCAGATGGACGGCGCGATCCTGGTGTGCTCCGCAGCTGACGGCCCGATGCCGCAGACCCGCGAACACATCCTGCTGGCCCGTCAGGTTGGCGTGCCTTACATCATCGTGTTCCTGAACAAGTGCGACCTGGTCGACGACGCGGAACTGCTGGAACTGGTGGAAATGGAAGTGCGCGAGCTGCTGTCCAAGTACGAGTTCCCTGGCGACGACCTGCCAATCATCAAAGGTTCGGCACGTATGGCGCTGGAAGGCCAGCCGGGCGAAATGGGCGAAGAGTGCATCATCCGCCTGGCGGACGCACTGGACACCTACATCCCGACGCCTGAGCGCGCTGTGGACGGCGCCTTCCTGATGCCTGTGGAAGACGTGTTCTCGATCTCCGGCCGCGGTACCGTGGTGACCGGCCGTGTCGAGCGTGGCGTGATCAAGGTCGGCGAAGAAATCGAAATCGTCGGCATCATCGACACCGTGAAGACGACCTGCACCGGCGTGGAAATGTTCCGCAAGCTGCTGGACCAGGGTCAAGCTGGCGACAACGTCGGCCTGCTGCTGCGCGGCACCAAGCGTGAAGACGTGCAGCGTGGCCAGGTTCTGGCCAAGCCGGGCTCGATCAAGCCGCACAACCACTTCACCGGCGAGATCTATGTTCTGTCGAAGGATGAAGGCGGCCGTCACACCCCGTTCTTCAACAACTACCGTCCTCAGTTCTACTTCCGTACGACGGACGTGACCGGCTCGATCGAGCTGCCAGCGGACAAAGAGATGGTCATGCCGGGCGACAACGTGTCGATCACCGTCAAGCTGATCTCCCCGATCGCCATGGAAGAAGGCCTGCGTTTCGCAATCCGTGAAGGCGGCCGTACCGTCGGCGCCGGCGTCGTAGCCAAGATCCTGGGCTAA
- the rplK gene encoding 50S ribosomal protein L11 produces MAKKIIGFIKLQVPAGKANPSPPIGPALGQRGLNIMEFCKAFNAQTQGMEPGMPIPVVITAFADKSFTFVMKTPPATFLIKKHSGVQKGSPKPHTDKVGTLTRAQAEEIAKLKTPDLTAADMEAAVRTIAGSARSMGITVEGF; encoded by the coding sequence ATGGCAAAGAAAATCATTGGCTTTATCAAGCTGCAAGTGCCAGCTGGTAAGGCAAACCCGTCTCCTCCGATCGGCCCGGCGCTGGGTCAGCGCGGTCTGAACATCATGGAATTCTGCAAGGCGTTCAACGCGCAGACCCAGGGTATGGAACCAGGCATGCCGATTCCGGTGGTGATCACCGCCTTCGCGGACAAGTCCTTCACCTTCGTGATGAAGACCCCGCCGGCAACCTTCCTGATCAAGAAGCACTCGGGCGTGCAAAAAGGCTCTCCGAAGCCGCACACCGACAAGGTCGGCACGCTGACCCGCGCTCAAGCGGAAGAAATCGCAAAACTGAAGACCCCGGATCTGACCGCCGCCGACATGGAAGCCGCAGTGCGCACCATCGCTGGCTCGGCACGTTCGATGGGCATCACCGTTGAGGGCTTCTAA
- the rplJ gene encoding 50S ribosomal protein L10 codes for MGLNLNDKKAVVAEVSAKVASAQTIVVAEYRGIQVAHLTKLRATARAQGVYLRVLKNTLARRSVEGTQFANLADAMTGPLIYSISDDAVAAAKVINDFAKTNDKLVVKAGNYAGKQLDVAGVTALASIPSREVLISQLLGVMLAPVSGFARGLAALAAKKSEGSEAAPAAEETAAA; via the coding sequence GTGGGTCTCAATCTGAATGACAAAAAGGCCGTTGTCGCCGAAGTTTCCGCAAAAGTAGCATCTGCGCAAACGATCGTCGTGGCTGAGTACCGTGGCATCCAGGTTGCTCACTTGACGAAACTCCGTGCAACCGCGCGTGCCCAGGGCGTGTACCTGCGTGTTCTGAAGAACACGCTGGCTCGTCGCTCTGTCGAAGGCACGCAGTTCGCCAACCTGGCCGATGCAATGACCGGTCCGCTGATCTACTCGATCTCGGATGATGCCGTGGCAGCAGCGAAAGTCATCAACGACTTCGCCAAAACCAACGACAAGCTGGTCGTCAAGGCAGGTAACTATGCAGGCAAGCAGCTCGACGTGGCTGGCGTGACTGCACTGGCGAGCATCCCGAGCCGTGAAGTCCTCATCTCGCAGCTGTTGGGCGTCATGCTGGCACCGGTTTCCGGCTTTGCACGTGGTCTGGCTGCACTGGCAGCCAAGAAGAGCGAAGGTTCCGAAGCTGCTCCGGCGGCCGAAGAAACCGCAGCAGCTTAA
- the secE gene encoding preprotein translocase subunit SecE — MSNQSVQTVGTSGDKLKVVLAVVAAIAGVVGFFYLAGQPTLVRAAALVVGLLISVGIAYTSTSGRDFINFSKEAVRETKKVVWPTRKEATQITLIVFAFVVVMAMFLWGTDKLLEFLLYDLILGWKN; from the coding sequence ATGTCTAATCAATCCGTGCAAACCGTTGGCACGAGCGGCGACAAGCTGAAAGTCGTGCTCGCGGTGGTTGCAGCGATTGCAGGCGTAGTCGGGTTCTTCTACCTGGCAGGTCAACCAACCCTGGTGCGGGCAGCTGCGCTTGTGGTTGGTTTGCTTATTTCCGTCGGCATTGCCTACACCTCCACTTCCGGCCGTGACTTCATCAATTTCTCGAAAGAAGCTGTTCGCGAAACCAAGAAAGTCGTCTGGCCTACGCGCAAAGAAGCAACGCAGATCACGCTGATCGTGTTTGCTTTCGTGGTGGTGATGGCGATGTTCCTTTGGGGAACGGATAAATTGCTTGAGTTCCTGTTGTACGACTTGATTCTTGGCTGGAAAAACTAA